A single region of the Halorussus gelatinilyticus genome encodes:
- a CDS encoding cytochrome P450 → MTTKPPPGPRGLPVVGNTHQWARDPCDFRERCAEEYGRVVNYEIIGWDAYMLTDPDDVKRVLEDTDTFPKHDSSTDKLREIVGDGLLTSGGDLWERQREAIQPAFFLSHIENYAEIMVERTADTTDRWRDGGTVDLRDEMMRTTLEILVEAMFGEDIDLQARGIYDAVEAMQRPLKPQNQPVTFLAPDWAPVPFLRRANRARDHLDAQVYDVLDARRRADADRDDLLAMLLDADAEMDAEQIRDEMLTFLFAGHETTALTLTYVWDLLSRNPDAEARLHDELAEVVDGRPTIEDVFEFEYAEAVVKEAMRLYPPAHEIRREPAEAVTFGEYEVPEGSMVLLPTWVLHRDDRFWDDPETFRPERFLDGEGRADRPEYAFFPFGGGPRRCIGQQFAMVEAQLVLATMAREWTLDRNYGDLELSAAVTLQPKGDVPVTTERR, encoded by the coding sequence GTGACGACGAAACCACCGCCGGGACCGCGCGGCCTGCCAGTGGTCGGCAACACCCATCAGTGGGCGCGCGACCCCTGCGACTTCCGCGAGCGGTGCGCCGAGGAGTACGGTCGGGTGGTCAACTACGAGATAATCGGCTGGGACGCCTACATGTTGACCGACCCCGACGACGTGAAGCGAGTGCTGGAGGACACCGACACGTTCCCGAAGCACGACAGCAGCACCGACAAACTCCGGGAAATCGTCGGCGACGGACTGCTCACCAGTGGCGGCGACCTGTGGGAGCGCCAGCGCGAGGCCATCCAACCGGCGTTCTTCCTGAGCCACATCGAGAACTACGCCGAAATCATGGTCGAACGAACCGCGGACACCACCGACCGCTGGCGCGACGGCGGGACGGTGGACCTTCGCGACGAGATGATGCGCACGACCCTCGAAATCCTGGTCGAGGCGATGTTCGGCGAGGACATCGACCTCCAAGCGCGCGGCATCTACGACGCGGTCGAGGCGATGCAGCGACCGCTGAAGCCGCAGAATCAACCGGTCACCTTTCTCGCGCCCGACTGGGCACCCGTGCCCTTCCTGCGGCGGGCGAACCGTGCGCGCGACCACCTCGACGCGCAGGTGTACGACGTCCTCGACGCGCGCCGGCGCGCCGACGCCGACCGCGACGACCTGCTGGCGATGTTGCTGGACGCGGACGCCGAGATGGACGCCGAGCAGATACGCGACGAGATGCTGACGTTCCTGTTCGCCGGCCACGAGACCACCGCGCTCACGCTGACCTACGTCTGGGACCTCCTGTCGCGCAACCCCGACGCGGAGGCCAGACTCCACGACGAACTCGCCGAGGTCGTGGACGGCCGTCCGACCATCGAAGACGTGTTCGAGTTCGAGTACGCCGAGGCTGTCGTGAAAGAGGCGATGCGCCTCTACCCGCCCGCCCACGAGATTCGGCGCGAACCCGCCGAGGCCGTGACGTTCGGCGAGTACGAGGTGCCCGAAGGCTCGATGGTCCTCCTGCCGACGTGGGTCCTCCACCGCGACGACAGATTCTGGGACGACCCCGAGACGTTCCGGCCGGAGCGATTTCTGGACGGCGAGGGACGGGCCGACCGCCCCGAGTACGCCTTCTTCCCGTTCGGCGGCGGACCGCGCCGGTGCATCGGCCAGCAGTTCGCCATGGTGGAGGCCCAACTCGTGCTGGCGACGATGGCCCGCGAGTGGACGCTCGATAGGAACTACGGCGACCTCGAACTCTCGGCGGCGGTCACGCTCCAACCCAAAGGCGACGTGCCGGTGACGACCGAGCGTCGGTGA
- a CDS encoding ABC transporter permease, whose product MEFAESLRFSWRSIKSHKLRSTLTTLGIVIGVAAVITFVTLGTSLRADVLGQVGADRTPNVYVWAGPEGQEGGPGAGSQPVFTTSDVDALRNVSGVESVIPRGVVPTAAVSAGGETVAQRQVVATSPSYFDDGAFVEGRAFRQGSREVVLNQQAANLFDPALGVGQNVTLRLASGDSIEAEVVGLLNGSSGGGAFEGLGSSQPLVFVPTDPFYRTTIESPTTGESQRVYPTLTVVAEDFEAVPRVKTGVRSYLENRSDAARLVPDDYAFSVETDQDLVDRIKELLTTLTNFITGIAVISLVVGSIGIANIMLVSVTERTKEIGIMKSVGAQNRDILQLFLLEAVMLGLFGALLGIPVGIGGAYAAGEYIGLSLVLPYEWFAVAVAVGILVGVVAGLYPAWSAAKTDPIDALRYE is encoded by the coding sequence ATGGAGTTCGCAGAGAGCCTCCGCTTCAGTTGGCGGTCCATCAAGAGCCACAAACTCCGCTCGACGCTGACGACGCTCGGCATCGTCATCGGCGTCGCGGCGGTCATCACCTTCGTCACGCTCGGCACCAGCCTCCGGGCCGACGTTCTGGGACAGGTCGGCGCGGACCGCACGCCCAACGTCTACGTCTGGGCCGGTCCCGAGGGCCAAGAGGGCGGGCCGGGTGCCGGCTCACAACCGGTCTTCACGACGAGCGACGTGGACGCGCTCCGGAACGTCTCGGGCGTCGAATCGGTGATTCCGAGGGGCGTGGTACCCACCGCGGCCGTCTCGGCGGGCGGCGAGACGGTCGCCCAGCGACAGGTCGTCGCCACCTCGCCGAGCTACTTCGACGACGGCGCGTTCGTCGAGGGCCGAGCCTTCCGGCAGGGGTCGCGCGAGGTCGTGTTGAACCAGCAGGCCGCGAATCTCTTCGACCCCGCACTCGGCGTCGGCCAGAACGTCACGCTGCGGCTGGCCTCGGGCGACTCCATCGAGGCGGAGGTCGTCGGCCTGCTCAACGGCTCGTCGGGCGGCGGGGCCTTCGAGGGACTCGGCAGCTCTCAGCCGCTCGTCTTCGTGCCGACCGACCCGTTCTACCGGACGACCATCGAGAGTCCGACGACCGGCGAGAGCCAGCGCGTCTACCCCACGCTCACGGTCGTCGCCGAGGACTTCGAGGCGGTCCCGCGAGTAAAGACGGGCGTACGGTCGTACCTCGAAAACCGCTCGGACGCGGCCCGGCTCGTGCCCGACGACTACGCCTTCTCGGTCGAGACCGACCAAGACCTCGTGGACCGGATAAAGGAACTGCTCACGACGCTCACGAACTTCATCACCGGCATCGCGGTCATCTCGCTCGTCGTCGGCTCCATCGGCATCGCCAACATTATGCTCGTCTCGGTCACCGAGCGCACCAAGGAGATCGGCATCATGAAATCGGTGGGCGCGCAGAACCGCGACATCCTCCAACTGTTCCTGCTGGAGGCCGTGATGCTCGGCCTGTTCGGTGCCCTACTCGGCATCCCGGTCGGCATCGGCGGAGCCTACGCCGCGGGTGAGTACATCGGCCTGAGCCTCGTCCTGCCCTACGAGTGGTTCGCCGTCGCTGTGGCGGTCGGGATTCTCGTCGGCGTGGTCGCGGGACTCTACCCCGCGTGGAGCGCCGCGAAGACCGACCCCATCGACGCGCTCCGGTACGAGTGA
- a CDS encoding SDR family oxidoreductase has translation MNRVALLTGATSGIGREAALRLADRGWTVLFTGRDREAGREVRSAVRDAHPDGDGEFYRADFAEFDAVRELAREVRADYDRLDALVNNAGTSRSERWTTAEGIELTFAVNHLAPFLLTNLLASRLRESAPARVVTTSSALHEGGSLADLESVVRGENFDGLDAYADSKLANVLFTRELAARLDGTGVTANCVHPGWIPHTDLVRNATGFSRLFTSAAALVATVAPVGPFESVEGAAEALVYLTTSDAVADVSGAYFDRKERSSAASAADDPDLRRRLWERSAELVGLPASVPEGDVLRD, from the coding sequence GTGAACCGAGTCGCCCTCCTGACCGGAGCCACGAGCGGTATCGGCCGCGAGGCCGCCCTCCGACTCGCCGACCGCGGCTGGACCGTCCTGTTCACCGGCCGGGACCGCGAGGCCGGACGGGAGGTCCGCTCGGCGGTCCGGGACGCCCACCCCGACGGCGACGGCGAGTTCTACCGCGCGGACTTCGCGGAGTTCGACGCGGTCCGGGAGTTGGCCCGCGAGGTCCGGGCCGACTACGACCGCCTCGACGCGCTGGTGAACAACGCCGGGACCTCCCGGAGCGAGCGCTGGACCACGGCGGAGGGAATCGAACTCACGTTCGCCGTCAACCACCTCGCACCCTTTCTGTTGACGAACCTCCTCGCGTCACGCCTGCGCGAGAGCGCGCCCGCACGAGTCGTCACCACGAGCAGCGCGCTCCACGAGGGCGGGTCGCTCGCGGACCTCGAATCGGTCGTCCGCGGCGAGAACTTCGACGGACTCGACGCTTACGCCGACTCGAAGCTGGCGAACGTCCTGTTCACTCGCGAGTTGGCCGCCCGACTCGACGGCACCGGCGTCACCGCCAACTGCGTCCATCCGGGGTGGATTCCTCACACCGACCTCGTTCGGAACGCCACGGGCTTCTCCCGGTTGTTCACGAGCGCGGCCGCCCTCGTCGCCACCGTCGCGCCCGTCGGCCCCTTCGAGAGCGTCGAGGGGGCCGCCGAGGCGCTGGTCTATCTGACGACGAGCGACGCGGTGGCCGACGTGTCTGGCGCGTACTTCGACCGAAAAGAGCGGTCGTCGGCCGCGTCCGCGGCCGACGACCCGGACCTCCGGCGACGACTCTGGGAGCGAAGCGCGGAACTGGTCGGCCTTCCGGCGTCGGTGCCGGAAGGCGACGTACTGCGCGACTGA
- a CDS encoding amphi-Trp domain-containing protein, with product MDDRVELPDDRDRQRTTVTDGFFEREIHLSRAATADFLRDLADQIENDTSLTLSSQEWEIPFEYREPVEIEVEFAGGRESELEVELEFTEPRGGEELSVE from the coding sequence ATGGACGACAGGGTCGAGCTTCCGGACGACAGGGACCGACAGCGAACCACCGTTACCGACGGCTTCTTCGAGCGCGAGATTCACCTCTCTCGGGCGGCGACCGCCGACTTCCTGCGGGATTTGGCCGACCAGATAGAGAACGACACGAGCCTGACGCTCTCCTCCCAAGAGTGGGAGATTCCCTTCGAGTACCGCGAACCGGTCGAAATCGAGGTCGAGTTCGCCGGGGGGCGCGAGTCCGAGTTGGAAGTCGAGTTGGAGTTCACCGAACCCCGGGGCGGCGAGGAGTTGAGCGTGGAGTGA
- a CDS encoding ABC transporter ATP-binding protein yields the protein MAASDSDAESDAEEGPETGDADAETRGTPEAAVELRDVRKTYFLGEPVHALDGVDISIPRGSYTSVMGPSGSGKSTLLNLIGCLDTPTEGEVWVNGRETSELSQRDRTTARGEEIGFVFQTFNLMPKLTAAENVALPLVFQGVSKSERIDLAEELLDEVGLGDRGDHRPNELSGGQRQRVAIARALAADPAIILADEPTGNLDSETGKQIMGLFQRLHDEGNTILMVTHERPIAEHSERVIHVLDGTVEKVEEIESPRRVESELP from the coding sequence ATGGCTGCCAGCGACTCGGACGCCGAGTCCGACGCGGAGGAGGGGCCGGAGACGGGGGACGCCGACGCCGAGACCCGAGGGACGCCCGAGGCGGCGGTGGAACTCCGAGACGTGCGCAAGACCTACTTCCTCGGCGAACCGGTCCACGCGCTCGACGGGGTGGACATCTCGATTCCCCGCGGCTCGTACACGTCCGTCATGGGACCGAGCGGGTCGGGCAAGAGTACTCTGCTCAACCTCATCGGTTGCCTCGACACGCCGACCGAGGGCGAGGTCTGGGTCAACGGTCGGGAGACCTCCGAACTCAGCCAGCGCGACCGCACGACGGCACGGGGCGAGGAGATCGGCTTCGTCTTCCAGACGTTCAACCTGATGCCGAAACTCACAGCCGCGGAGAACGTCGCGCTCCCGCTGGTCTTTCAGGGCGTCTCGAAGAGCGAGCGCATCGACCTCGCCGAGGAGTTGCTCGACGAGGTCGGACTCGGCGACCGGGGCGACCACCGCCCGAACGAACTGTCGGGCGGCCAGCGCCAGCGGGTCGCCATCGCCCGCGCGCTGGCGGCCGACCCCGCCATCATCCTCGCGGACGAGCCGACCGGGAACTTGGACAGCGAGACGGGTAAGCAGATTATGGGCCTGTTCCAGCGGCTCCACGACGAGGGCAACACCATCCTGATGGTGACTCACGAGCGGCCCATCGCGGAACACTCCGAGCGCGTGATTCACGTCCTCGACGGGACCGTCGAGAAGGTCGAGGAGATAGAGTCGCCCCGGCGCGTCGAGTCGGAACTGCCCTGA
- a CDS encoding ArsR/SmtB family transcription factor, whose amino-acid sequence MSLIDLLGSKARIEIIRELSREPQYVSQLAETVGMDGKTAVHHLSKMEDAGLVAHYERGNRKYYYLAKTVELRAAPPPERTFVLQTGERRDDPTAAGSATDD is encoded by the coding sequence GTGTCGCTCATCGACCTGCTCGGGAGCAAGGCCCGAATCGAAATAATCCGGGAACTCTCGCGGGAACCGCAGTACGTCTCGCAACTCGCGGAGACGGTCGGGATGGACGGCAAGACCGCGGTCCACCACCTCTCGAAGATGGAGGACGCCGGACTCGTCGCGCACTACGAGCGGGGCAACCGGAAGTACTACTATCTCGCCAAGACCGTCGAGTTGCGGGCCGCACCGCCGCCGGAGCGGACCTTCGTCCTCCAGACCGGCGAGCGTCGCGACGACCCCACCGCCGCCGGGTCCGCGACCGACGATTGA
- a CDS encoding ORC1-type DNA replication protein produces the protein MADDPEEGMLSWDESVFRDEHVFEIDYVPETFAHRESEMRSLKYALRPAARGSRPLNVIARGPPGTGKTTAVQKVFGELGAQTDVRTVRVNCQVDSTRYSVFSRVFEGIFEYEPPSSGISFKKLFRQITEKLVEEDEVLVVALDDVNYLFYEGEASDTLYSLLRAHEAHSGAKIGVIVVSSDLNLDVIEDLDGRVQSVFRPEEVYFPVYDNEEIADILRERVERGFHEGVVSTEVLDEVAELTAESGDLRVGIDLLRRAGLNAEMRASRTVSIEDVEEAYEKSKYVHLSHSLQALSDSEIELLEVIARHDGERAGDVYDAFHEQTGLGYTRYSEIINKLDQLDIIDATYTNVEGRGRSRQLSLRYEPEAVLNRLEGN, from the coding sequence ATGGCAGACGACCCCGAGGAGGGGATGCTCTCGTGGGACGAGTCCGTGTTCCGGGACGAACACGTCTTCGAGATAGATTACGTCCCCGAGACGTTCGCCCACCGCGAAAGCGAGATGCGGAGCCTGAAGTACGCGCTCCGCCCCGCCGCCCGCGGTTCGCGCCCCCTCAACGTCATCGCCCGCGGCCCGCCCGGAACCGGCAAGACCACGGCGGTCCAGAAGGTGTTCGGCGAACTCGGGGCCCAGACCGACGTGCGGACCGTCCGCGTGAACTGTCAGGTCGATTCGACGCGCTACTCGGTGTTCTCGCGGGTCTTCGAGGGCATCTTCGAGTACGAACCGCCCTCGTCGGGCATCTCGTTCAAGAAGCTGTTCCGCCAGATTACCGAGAAACTGGTCGAAGAGGACGAGGTGCTTGTGGTCGCGCTCGACGACGTGAACTACCTCTTCTACGAGGGCGAGGCCTCCGACACGCTCTACTCCTTGCTCCGGGCGCACGAGGCCCACTCCGGCGCGAAAATCGGCGTCATCGTCGTCTCCTCGGACCTTAACTTGGACGTCATCGAGGACCTGGACGGCCGCGTCCAGAGCGTCTTCCGACCCGAAGAGGTCTACTTCCCGGTGTACGACAACGAGGAGATCGCGGACATCCTCCGCGAGCGCGTCGAGCGCGGCTTCCACGAGGGCGTCGTCTCGACCGAGGTGCTGGACGAGGTGGCCGAACTCACCGCCGAGAGCGGCGATTTGCGGGTCGGCATCGACTTGCTCCGGCGCGCGGGGCTGAACGCCGAGATGCGCGCGAGTCGAACCGTCAGCATCGAGGACGTGGAAGAGGCCTACGAGAAGTCCAAGTACGTCCACCTGAGCCACAGCCTACAGGCGCTCTCGGACAGCGAAATCGAACTCCTCGAAGTCATCGCCCGGCACGACGGCGAGCGCGCCGGCGACGTGTACGACGCCTTCCACGAGCAGACCGGGCTGGGTTACACGCGCTACTCCGAGATTATCAACAAGCTCGACCAACTCGACATCATCGACGCGACCTACACCAACGTCGAGGGCCGCGGACGTTCGCGCCAGCTCTCCCTGCGCTACGAGCCCGAGGCCGTGCTGAATCGGCTGGAAGGGAACTGA
- the larB gene encoding nickel pincer cofactor biosynthesis protein LarB encodes MRELLEAVAAGEVSPADAEARLAGYATDDAGRFDAARETRRGVPEAILGDGKTAAETASLAATAVETTGRAIVTRTDDDQQRAVRTRLADDHPAAEVTVHERSGVVVAHDADFEPPDVAATVGVVTAGTSDAIPAGEAAVVAGEMGATVERVEDVGVAALTRIVDQLDRLRETDVLVVAAGREGALPTVVAGLVNTPVIGLPVSTGYGYGGEGEAALAGMLQSCSVLSVVNVDAGFVAGAQAGLIARAVGSARGEDDDE; translated from the coding sequence ATGCGCGAACTACTCGAAGCAGTTGCGGCGGGCGAAGTGAGTCCGGCCGACGCCGAGGCGCGACTCGCCGGCTACGCGACCGACGACGCGGGGCGGTTCGACGCCGCGCGAGAGACCCGGAGAGGCGTCCCAGAGGCGATTCTGGGCGACGGCAAGACGGCCGCGGAGACCGCGTCGCTCGCCGCGACGGCGGTCGAGACGACGGGCCGGGCCATCGTGACGCGAACCGACGATGACCAGCAGCGCGCGGTCCGGACGCGACTCGCCGACGACCACCCCGCGGCCGAGGTGACGGTCCACGAGCGGTCGGGCGTCGTCGTCGCCCACGACGCCGACTTCGAACCGCCGGACGTGGCCGCGACCGTCGGCGTCGTCACCGCGGGCACGAGCGACGCGATTCCCGCGGGCGAGGCCGCCGTCGTCGCCGGGGAGATGGGCGCGACCGTCGAGCGAGTCGAGGACGTCGGCGTCGCGGCACTGACCCGCATCGTGGACCAGCTCGACCGCCTGCGCGAGACCGACGTGCTGGTCGTCGCGGCGGGCCGGGAGGGCGCGCTCCCGACCGTGGTCGCGGGACTGGTGAACACGCCGGTCATCGGCCTGCCGGTCTCGACCGGCTACGGCTACGGCGGCGAGGGGGAGGCCGCGCTGGCGGGGATGCTCCAGTCCTGCTCGGTCCTGTCGGTGGTCAACGTGGACGCCGGATTCGTCGCGGGCGCGCAAGCCGGGTTGATCGCCCGAGCGGTGGGTAGCGCTAGAGGCGAGGACGACGACGAGTAA
- a CDS encoding GIY-YIG nuclease family protein, protein MTVHHWVYVVECADGSFYTGYTTDVERRVREHDRGEGAKYTRGRTPVELVHTERFDSKSAAMSREYEVKQLSRRQKEELVEEDADGE, encoded by the coding sequence GTGACGGTCCACCACTGGGTGTACGTCGTCGAGTGCGCTGACGGCAGTTTTTACACGGGTTACACGACGGACGTCGAGCGACGCGTCCGCGAACACGACCGCGGCGAGGGCGCGAAGTACACCCGCGGACGCACCCCGGTCGAGTTGGTCCACACCGAGCGCTTCGACTCGAAGTCGGCGGCGATGTCCCGCGAGTACGAGGTCAAGCAGTTGTCGCGGCGACAGAAAGAGGAGTTGGTCGAGGAGGACGCGGACGGCGAGTGA
- a CDS encoding helix-turn-helix domain-containing protein, translated as MTPTEGAGDHPLGARLAEVKGVERERVHRIELLGDGTGVLLAEASGDRDRYERLLAESEFVDDYAVTGAEGNWYAYVHFEPNERVEETLAAFRDSELMIEMPIEALPDGAREITFVGDEAAFADAVPTDTDYYEVELLETGERPPRADDLFARLTQRQREVLSVALELGYYEDPRRATHDEVADELGISPSTAGEHLRKIESRVFAQFARER; from the coding sequence GTGACGCCGACCGAAGGAGCGGGGGACCATCCGCTCGGCGCGCGCCTCGCCGAGGTCAAGGGCGTCGAGCGCGAGCGAGTCCACCGCATCGAACTGCTGGGAGACGGCACCGGCGTGTTGCTGGCCGAGGCGAGCGGCGACCGGGACCGCTACGAGCGACTCCTCGCCGAGAGCGAGTTCGTCGACGACTACGCCGTCACCGGGGCCGAAGGCAACTGGTACGCCTACGTCCACTTCGAACCGAACGAGCGCGTCGAGGAGACGCTGGCGGCGTTCCGCGACTCCGAACTGATGATAGAGATGCCCATCGAGGCGCTCCCCGACGGCGCGCGAGAGATAACCTTCGTCGGCGACGAGGCCGCGTTCGCCGACGCGGTACCGACCGACACCGACTACTACGAGGTCGAACTGCTGGAGACCGGCGAGCGCCCGCCGCGGGCCGACGACCTGTTCGCCCGTCTCACCCAGCGCCAGCGCGAGGTGCTGTCGGTCGCGCTCGAACTGGGTTACTACGAGGACCCCCGGCGGGCGACCCACGACGAGGTGGCCGACGAACTCGGCATCTCGCCGAGTACCGCGGGCGAACACCTCCGGAAGATAGAGTCGCGGGTGTTCGCGCAGTTCGCCCGCGAGCGGTGA
- the rpiA gene encoding ribose-5-phosphate isomerase RpiA: protein MKSTGGSDAEKRAAGESAAEAVEDGAVVGLGTGSTAAHAIRAIGRKVDSGLDARGIPTSFQSRELAKEAGMPLTTLDETDAVDLAIDGADQFSGPHLVKGGGAAHAREKIVDAAADRLLVVADPSKEAERLDHPVPVEVLPDARTTVAAEIRALGGSPTLRSAERKDGPVVTDNGNLVLDCDFGEIPNPAELATDLAALPGAVEHGLFVGMADEIHVGREDGVEVEEF, encoded by the coding sequence ATGAAATCGACGGGCGGAAGCGACGCGGAGAAGCGTGCCGCGGGCGAGAGCGCGGCCGAGGCGGTCGAGGACGGCGCGGTCGTCGGTCTCGGCACGGGTTCGACCGCGGCTCACGCGATTCGAGCCATCGGCCGGAAGGTCGATAGCGGTCTCGACGCGCGCGGAATCCCGACCTCGTTCCAGTCGCGGGAGTTGGCGAAGGAGGCCGGGATGCCGCTCACGACGCTGGACGAGACCGACGCCGTGGACCTCGCCATCGACGGGGCCGACCAGTTCTCCGGCCCGCACCTCGTGAAGGGCGGCGGCGCGGCCCACGCCCGCGAGAAGATCGTAGACGCGGCGGCCGACCGCCTGCTGGTGGTCGCGGACCCGAGCAAGGAGGCCGAGCGACTCGACCACCCGGTCCCCGTCGAGGTCCTGCCGGACGCGCGGACGACCGTCGCGGCCGAGATTCGGGCGCTCGGCGGGTCGCCGACGCTCCGGAGCGCCGAGCGCAAGGACGGCCCGGTCGTGACCGACAACGGGAATCTGGTGCTTGACTGCGACTTCGGCGAAATTCCGAATCCGGCGGAGCTAGCGACGGACCTCGCCGCGCTCCCCGGCGCGGTCGAACACGGCCTGTTCGTCGGGATGGCCGACGAGATTCACGTCGGCCGCGAGGACGGCGTCGAGGTCGAGGAGTTCTGA
- a CDS encoding DUF7563 family protein, translating to MPKCDHCGAHISERFVRVFADEDGQVRACVSCSANAGIAEVARQRAREARA from the coding sequence ATGCCAAAGTGTGACCACTGCGGCGCGCACATCTCCGAGCGATTCGTTCGAGTGTTCGCCGACGAGGACGGCCAAGTCCGAGCGTGCGTCTCGTGCTCGGCGAACGCCGGAATCGCCGAAGTCGCGCGTCAACGCGCCAGAGAGGCGAGAGCATAG
- a CDS encoding DUF1931 family protein, producing the protein MADLIVKAAVKDALDDKNVASDFYDALDDRVDELLDEAARRAEANDRKTVQPRDL; encoded by the coding sequence ATGGCAGACCTCATCGTCAAAGCAGCTGTCAAGGACGCACTGGACGACAAGAACGTGGCGTCGGACTTCTACGACGCCCTCGACGACCGCGTCGACGAACTCCTCGACGAGGCCGCCCGCCGTGCCGAGGCCAACGACCGAAAGACCGTCCAGCCCCGCGACCTGTAA
- a CDS encoding NADPH-dependent FMN reductase, which translates to MNGTPVVVALAGSMRDGSYTRAALRHALDAAAERGADTELLDVREYDLPVFDPDEEEPEAATELKREIREADAVLWGSPVYHGSYSAAFRNVHDYCGFDEYEDTTVGLLASAGGGSFASTLDHMRVTARGVHAWVLPHQVGIRNARNKFEDGEITDEDIEERVRKLGQQAVEYAFIHPDVTAPDAGVDETTSAETDGGRTEADD; encoded by the coding sequence ATGAACGGAACACCCGTCGTCGTCGCGCTCGCCGGGAGCATGCGCGACGGAAGCTACACCCGCGCCGCCCTGCGACACGCCCTCGACGCGGCGGCCGAGCGCGGTGCCGACACCGAACTGCTGGACGTGCGCGAGTACGACCTCCCCGTCTTCGACCCCGACGAGGAGGAACCCGAGGCCGCGACCGAACTCAAGCGCGAGATTCGGGAGGCCGACGCGGTCCTCTGGGGGAGTCCGGTCTACCACGGGTCGTACTCCGCGGCCTTCCGGAACGTCCACGACTACTGCGGATTCGACGAGTACGAGGACACCACGGTCGGCCTGCTGGCCTCGGCCGGCGGCGGGTCGTTCGCCAGCACGCTCGACCACATGCGCGTGACAGCCCGCGGGGTCCACGCGTGGGTCCTGCCACATCAGGTCGGCATCCGGAACGCCCGGAACAAGTTCGAGGACGGCGAAATCACCGACGAGGACATCGAGGAGCGCGTCCGGAAACTCGGCCAACAGGCCGTCGAGTACGCCTTCATCCACCCCGACGTGACCGCGCCCGACGCGGGCGTGGACGAGACCACGAGCGCGGAGACCGACGGCGGACGGACCGAAGCCGACGACTGA